The genomic interval TTTCCCATTGGGTGGAAACAAAAGGGAAAAGTCAGGACTTATGTGAATTTGATGATCACTATGATCCTGGGCGGTTTGTGGCATGGAGCTGCCATCAGTTATGCAGTATGGGGCGCTTTTCATGGTATTGCTCTGGCATTGGAAAGATTCATTACTGACAAGGTCAGGATTAAAGAAACTCCTGTGGTAACGGTCGTCAAAACACTATTCGTTTTCTTTTCCGTTACTCTGGCCTGGCTGTTGTTTAAACTTCCGGAATTTGACCATGTAATTAAGTATCTGCAAAGCATTGCAAATAATACCCATTTAAAAAATGATTACAAACTGATTACCTATATCCTGGTGTATTCTTCGATCGTGGTGTTCTACCATGCCGCATATTTAATTTACCGGAATAAGAGTCTGCCTAAACTGCAAAACTTTGACTATGTGGCCTACGCAATGATGCTTTTTCTTATCATGACAAACAGCGGGTCATCAGGTTCTTTCATATACTTTCAGTTTTAAAATCGACGAAAATGATTAAGAGAACGCTCATAACAGCATTGTTAATATTATCTACCTATTTAATTGCCGTTCCCCTGTTCCTGCCAACAGTGCAGGTGGAGCAGCATCAATTGCAGGAAAACAAGATTAAAGCCCAGAATTTTATTTACAATGAAAGCGATACTATTGAAAATGTTATTGTAGGATCTTCCCTGGCGTCACGTATCCTGACTGACAGCCTGGATCATTTTTATAATCTTTCTTTTTCCGGATTAAGTACTTTTGAAGGGCTCAGGATCCTGTTAAAAAAGGAACATCTGCCAAAAAATATTTATATCGAAACCAACATGATACTCCGGGGTGAAGATCTGGAGTTCACTTCTTCCCTTTTCAGTCCTTACACATATTATTCCCAGGCTTATCTGCCTGCTTTAAGAACAGGGAAAGAACCGCTCGCGCTGGTTGTAGAAACTGCACAGGAAATAATCAAAGGAGGATCTGATAAAAAGAGCATCACTGAGAAAAAAACAATCAGAGATTCTTCACAAATTGTGTTGGCCGGCAACCCGTTGTTTAAGAAAGTACTGGCTGGCCATATCAGCAATTATTCCAATAAGCCTGATAGTATCCGATTGCACAAATCAATGGAGAAATTAAAACAGTTGGTTGAGTCCCTAAAAGCAAGGAATGTGAACGTGGTTTTTTTCGAAATGCCGGTTGACAGCAGTTTATGCGGCCTTCCGTTGTTTAAAGTGCTGCGGGAAACTGTACACCAGACTTTCCCAAAAAGCAAATATCCATATATCGATCAGCCGGCTTGCGGTGAATATATTACGACCGACGGCTTACATTTACCAAGACTTGACGCAATCAGATACACCAACTATTTCAGGAATAAAATTGCCTGTCATTATTGTTCGTGATTATTATAATTGAATTCAGGGGCTGTCTGTAATCCAAATTTCAGGCGGCCTTTTCGTTTTTTAGTCAAGAGCTTTTTAAACAGATCTTTTTAAAGTTAGAATCTGTCGTATCTGTGATACGAAAATGTGTCATAAAAGAAAATTTTCATTTTTAAATAAGAAAATTTTCAACTATCTTTATCAGGCTAAATGAAAGAATATGAAAACTATTCCAGATCAAATGATGAGTAGCCTGAAAAGAAAATTTAACAACATCGATATGGCGAGTAATTTTGCCATTGTTATTTCTGCCCGGAAAGGTTTGCGTACCAAAGTATTTTATGATTTTGCAGAAGCTATCCATATGCCGGAAAAAAACCTGGCTGCAATCATCAATTTGTCTGCCAGAACGATCAGTAACTATAAAGAATCACAGAAAACACTGGAACCGCTTTATGGGGAACATTTGCTTAAACTGATCACCTTATTTGAAAAAGGAGAGCAGCTATTTGGCAACATCAATGAGTTTAATTACTGGCTTCAGAAACCGTTCTGGAATTCGACTGAAAAACCTATGGATTGGCTGAGTACCAGTGGCGGAGTCGACTTTCTGAATGAGGAGCTGGACAAACTTGCCCAGGGTTATCCTGTTTAGTCACTATTATGCTGATTTACAGAATCGTACACAAACTTTATAGTACAACACTTTTTGCATCAGGAATGAAAGGCCGGTGGAATAGTACCGGCAACAAAGTAATTTACGCAGCAGAATCCATTCCGCTTGCCTTTCTGGAAAATATGGTAAGGCGTCAGGGTGTTGGCTTCAATGACGATTTTAAAATCATGATCATTGAAATTCCTGATGAAGTATCAATCGAACTCGTTTCTGTAACTGACCTACATGCCGATTGGAGAAATCCTAACGATTATTCCAAATGCATTCCTATTGGTGATCTGTGGTACAATGCCGGCAAATTTATGGTTTTAAAAGTTCCTTCGGCAGTGATGCCTGAGGCACATAATTATGTGATCAATACACAGCACGCAGATTACGGAAAGGTTAAACTGATAGACGTAACTAACCTGATCCCCGATGAAAGAATTGAAAATATCCTGAAAAAATATCCCAAAACCTGACTGATCATATAGTCAGAAATCTACTATCAAAAACTAACTTTTCATAACTAAAAAGAAAAAACACAGCGTCATTACGTATATAAGTTTACGTAATGACGCTGTGTTTTTATTAATACCAAAAATAGATCAGAAATTAGTTTTTAACCACTTTGTAAGTAAGCAGGCTGCCGTCCGTACGTTTTATATGCACTACATACAAACCAGCCGGAAGCTGTTTTACATCAATATCGGCTATTGGCTGCTGCGACTGATATACCAGTTTACCAGTCAGGCTGTACAACTGCACCTGGCCAACTTTACTCCAGTCATCTACTTTAAGCGTCAGTATATCTGCGACCGGATTTGGGTATATTGTTTCTTCTGATGAAGATAATATATTTTCGAAGCTCAGATTTACGATTCTTGAATACGCAAAACTTTCATCGTGATCCACCATTTTAAGTCGATACAAATTTTCGCCGTTGAGCGGTTTGGTATCCGGGAAGGAATAATGGAAATCGGTTGCGCTTTCACCTTGTGCGGCAACCTCGCCCAATACATTCCAGTTTGTACCGTTTACACTGCGTTGCACCTCGAAAAGTTTACTGTTGGTTTCCGAAGCTGTACTCCAGTTCAACAAGGCTGTCTGTCCTTCTTTTTTCGCAGTAAAGTCAATAAGAGTAACCGGAAGCGGGTTTTCCGCCAGTCTGAATATTTCCAGAGCCGCAATAGCAACCCTATTTACCGAAGGCACAAAGTTGATATTCAGCGTTCCGTCGCTTACCGTTGTATTAAAATCTTTCACAACAGCCGTTCTGTATCCTACTTCTTTAAATATATCAAGACTTGTAATAATCTGCTGATTTTCCATTGTTGCACTAAATACCCTCGATCCCTGCGATGGGAAGAAGTTTTCGACAAGGTGCATGCGGATCATGTAATTGCCATTGGTAAGCGGAATATTATATCCCGTTTGGGCCAGGTCCGTAGCTGCCGATAAATAGGTTTGGTATAATGCATCAATATCAGTTCCTTCTATACCGGAAGGTGTAACCTGTGCATCCAGCTTGATAGAACCAGTACGGTAAGCCTGATCTGCCTCGTATGTGATTCCATTCAATGTCAGACCCGTGTTTGAACCACCTTTGATCCTTTTCACAGCTTCAACGATAGACGCATTGCTTGTTCCCTGGCCATATAACGGAATGCGGAGCGGAGAGCTTCCACTCTTATAAAATACCAGTAAAGCAGCATTTTTTATGCCTGCCGAAGTCGGATTAAACGTTACATCAATAGAAATACTGGATTGGATAGCCAGCGTTGTAGCCAATGGCGCCACAGAAAATTCACTTGCATTAGGCCCGGTTATCCTTACTTCTGTGATTTCAATAGCGGGGTCACTGCTGCCATCCGGATAAGTCGTGCCCTGGTTCTGGACCGTTACACCGGTTGCTTTAATAGATTCACTTGAGGTTGCGTCAAAATTAACATCTGATCCGCTTGTAGCAGCAAGGTTAGAGTAATGGGGTGATCCGGTTTCCGGCCGTATATTATCAATGTAATAGACGTTATCCTGGTAATCGTAGTTCGTTGATGAATTATCCAGATAATCCATTCCCATTAAATAAGCATTCGGGACAATGTTACCGTTTGAATCCCTCACTTTTTCAAATCTGAGTGAAATCTTACCGTCAGGATTTAGTGTCCTGTCTGAGAAAAAACTACCTGCTTTAATACCAAAAACAAATGACGGGCTGAATGTTCCCTGAGCCAATGAAGTAAGAGGTGTATTTTTTCTTGGTAAAAGTGATTGTCCATCCAGCCTGGTATGGGTAAACAAAGCAGTCAGGCTTGTATTATCAGATTTTGGGTAATATCTGAATGTCTCTGTATTGGCACAGCAGCCATGATAAGCCGCCAGCTGATATACATTAATAGCCTTGCTGGCATCTGCCCTGATAAAATAAGCAGCAGCCACCTCGTCAGAATTTGCTTTTATACTATCCCCATCCGAAGCACCGTCAGTGTGAACAAAACCGGGATTAGTTTTAAAGTTAAATGCATCAATTATCTCCGGAATGTAAGGTTCATTGTTACTTTCACCTTTGTACTGAAACAAACCTGTAAGTTTTACTTCCTTATTTGGTACTGTTGCATCATTACTAGCTATCATCAGGTTATCATGAAATACCTTCACTCTTGGTGCGGCATCCTGTGCTATAAACTGAATGATAACTTCCGAAAAACCCCTTGGTGCAATAGAGATTGGATACGAAGGTGAAGCTTCACCCCCAACCGAAACAATTTTCCAGGCAGCTGAATTCGATAAAGTCAGACCGCTAACAACAAGATTTTCAGAGCCTTTGCTGTAAATCCTTAATTTAACCTGATCGTGGTTTTCATTAAAGGCAGTAGTATCCGGACTGGTTCGTCTCCAAGGAATCTGAATCAGAGAAAATGTTAACTGGTCATTCGCAGGGAAATTATCCATGTTCTGTAGAACCATGTAAGCTCCGTCGGCCAGGGCAGGTTTAGTAAAAATCAGAGCGGAAGATTCCTTCATTTCACTGGCAGCAGATGCAGCGCCGGGGAACATGTAAAAGGAACAACATAAAGTAAGTAGAAGTGTTAATTTCTTGAAATTCAGCTTAGTGGAGTTCGGATGAGGACTATAAATTTTAACCATTTTTTATTTATTAAGAAACGTGAGTAATTGAAAATACTATCATCATGTACAAAAAGCAGTTGCAGCTCTTATTTGATTAAGAACATCAATGCTAAAAATGTCTGAAGAGGTCAACAGCTGAAATCGCTAAAAATCAAGAAGCTTAGCCGTATTATTAGGGGTATATTTTTAAAAAATTAAGGCAAAAAAAATACTTTTGATTTAAATTTTTAAGATTTATAATTATACTTTTTTGAGAACGTTTGCCAAAATTACTACGAACGCAATGTGCTCATAAAATGGCTAATTGTTGTATTAAAATATCACAAAACGGACAAATTAGCTAATAAAACGGACATTATTGAGCAATTGAAAAATGTAATTTTCCAATATAGTATGATAATTTTAAGAATAATTAATACGTCGAAGTGCCAGGTCGCGCCATTTGCAACAATTACAATTTATTTTTTGTAACTGAAAGACACTATATCATTTACTACTTACTCAGGAAACACAGTAACAATTACGCGCTTGTATCGGCTGAGCACCGGTTTGCCGTTGTCGGATACGGCAAGTATAATATGTATAGTTTCTGGCTGCGTCACTTTTGGTGCCATAAAAAATGTAGCCGCTGCATGGATATT from Dyadobacter sp. NIV53 carries:
- a CDS encoding malectin domain-containing carbohydrate-binding protein, producing the protein MVKIYSPHPNSTKLNFKKLTLLLTLCCSFYMFPGAASAASEMKESSALIFTKPALADGAYMVLQNMDNFPANDQLTFSLIQIPWRRTSPDTTAFNENHDQVKLRIYSKGSENLVVSGLTLSNSAAWKIVSVGGEASPSYPISIAPRGFSEVIIQFIAQDAAPRVKVFHDNLMIASNDATVPNKEVKLTGLFQYKGESNNEPYIPEIIDAFNFKTNPGFVHTDGASDGDSIKANSDEVAAAYFIRADASKAINVYQLAAYHGCCANTETFRYYPKSDNTSLTALFTHTRLDGQSLLPRKNTPLTSLAQGTFSPSFVFGIKAGSFFSDRTLNPDGKISLRFEKVRDSNGNIVPNAYLMGMDYLDNSSTNYDYQDNVYYIDNIRPETGSPHYSNLAATSGSDVNFDATSSESIKATGVTVQNQGTTYPDGSSDPAIEITEVRITGPNASEFSVAPLATTLAIQSSISIDVTFNPTSAGIKNAALLVFYKSGSSPLRIPLYGQGTSNASIVEAVKRIKGGSNTGLTLNGITYEADQAYRTGSIKLDAQVTPSGIEGTDIDALYQTYLSAATDLAQTGYNIPLTNGNYMIRMHLVENFFPSQGSRVFSATMENQQIITSLDIFKEVGYRTAVVKDFNTTVSDGTLNINFVPSVNRVAIAALEIFRLAENPLPVTLIDFTAKKEGQTALLNWSTASETNSKLFEVQRSVNGTNWNVLGEVAAQGESATDFHYSFPDTKPLNGENLYRLKMVDHDESFAYSRIVNLSFENILSSSEETIYPNPVADILTLKVDDWSKVGQVQLYSLTGKLVYQSQQPIADIDVKQLPAGLYVVHIKRTDGSLLTYKVVKN
- a CDS encoding antitoxin Xre-like helix-turn-helix domain-containing protein; the encoded protein is MKTIPDQMMSSLKRKFNNIDMASNFAIVISARKGLRTKVFYDFAEAIHMPEKNLAAIINLSARTISNYKESQKTLEPLYGEHLLKLITLFEKGEQLFGNINEFNYWLQKPFWNSTEKPMDWLSTSGGVDFLNEELDKLAQGYPV
- a CDS encoding RES family NAD+ phosphorylase — protein: MLIYRIVHKLYSTTLFASGMKGRWNSTGNKVIYAAESIPLAFLENMVRRQGVGFNDDFKIMIIEIPDEVSIELVSVTDLHADWRNPNDYSKCIPIGDLWYNAGKFMVLKVPSAVMPEAHNYVINTQHADYGKVKLIDVTNLIPDERIENILKKYPKT